In the genome of Hymenobacter taeanensis, one region contains:
- a CDS encoding RagB/SusD family nutrient uptake outer membrane protein, protein MKTSHAARLVAFTVMAALSQGCDSFLDKDPLGTTTQDNLFKDPTNAVQAVNAVYDVAAWDQGPKWGDPNGQFVPQTYEWMFGDVMSDDAAKGSSPSDFPTLTELKTWNIPASNPPVTTLWVHSFTGIARANTVINNIDAGTIDAALKARLKGEALFLRGYFYFNLVKSFGGVPLFDKSPTPTEAPNVTRASIAQTYAFIEKDWKQAATLLPEKSAYAAADLGRATKGAANAYLARAIMYQLGTVNGNNHTWQEVYDLTSTVITSNQYSLLPNYAAIHQEIGENSSESLFEIQFASSNDTYGPISVGTTNNIFQNNRKTFGYGFNNPTQNLVDEFEPNDPRLEATVIKDGDVVLGVLNTIDRTENETGYLNRKAAIIRPNAPESGPQNIRKMRYADVLLMKAEAAAQLNKNSEAIALVNQVRQRARTSTRPPGTTVGTLTYAPANTPPGTLPDLASGLAGQALLNAIWHERRVEFGEESLRLWDLIRTGRYLNTLPADVRARALSHAATETSVNPFPLLPISLNDAQSWKLPQNPGY, encoded by the coding sequence ATGAAAACTTCCCACGCAGCCCGGCTTGTTGCCTTCACGGTGATGGCGGCGCTTTCACAAGGATGCGACAGCTTCCTGGATAAAGATCCCCTGGGTACTACTACGCAGGACAACCTATTCAAAGACCCCACGAACGCGGTGCAAGCCGTAAACGCAGTGTACGACGTAGCCGCCTGGGACCAGGGCCCCAAGTGGGGTGACCCTAACGGACAGTTCGTGCCTCAAACGTACGAGTGGATGTTCGGGGACGTGATGTCGGATGATGCCGCTAAGGGCAGCTCCCCCAGCGACTTCCCGACCCTCACGGAGCTAAAGACCTGGAACATTCCTGCTTCTAACCCGCCCGTAACTACGCTGTGGGTTCACAGCTTCACCGGCATTGCCCGAGCCAACACGGTCATCAACAACATTGACGCGGGCACCATTGACGCCGCACTGAAGGCTCGTTTGAAAGGTGAGGCCTTATTTCTGCGGGGATATTTCTACTTCAACCTCGTGAAGTCATTCGGTGGAGTACCGCTGTTCGATAAGTCGCCCACGCCCACTGAGGCTCCTAACGTAACGCGTGCCAGCATAGCCCAGACCTATGCTTTCATTGAGAAAGACTGGAAGCAAGCCGCCACGTTGCTGCCCGAGAAAAGTGCTTATGCCGCCGCTGATTTAGGCCGCGCTACCAAAGGGGCTGCCAATGCCTACCTGGCCCGCGCCATTATGTACCAGCTGGGTACCGTAAACGGCAACAACCATACCTGGCAGGAGGTGTATGACCTCACCAGCACCGTAATTACCTCCAACCAATACAGCCTGCTCCCCAACTATGCGGCTATTCATCAGGAGATAGGCGAAAACAGCAGCGAGTCACTCTTCGAGATTCAGTTTGCGTCATCTAACGACACGTACGGCCCTATTTCGGTGGGTACTACCAACAACATCTTCCAGAACAACCGCAAAACATTTGGCTACGGCTTCAACAACCCCACCCAAAATCTGGTGGATGAGTTTGAGCCGAATGACCCACGCCTGGAGGCTACCGTTATCAAAGATGGCGACGTGGTGTTAGGCGTGTTGAATACCATTGACCGCACCGAGAACGAGACGGGGTACTTAAACCGCAAAGCTGCTATTATCCGGCCTAATGCTCCGGAATCGGGCCCGCAAAACATCCGCAAAATGCGTTACGCTGATGTGCTGCTGATGAAAGCCGAGGCAGCCGCTCAGCTCAACAAAAACAGCGAAGCAATAGCCCTGGTAAACCAGGTGCGGCAACGTGCCCGTACCTCTACTCGCCCGCCCGGTACTACAGTTGGCACTCTAACCTACGCGCCCGCCAACACGCCTCCCGGCACCCTCCCCGACCTGGCCTCTGGCCTTGCGGGGCAAGCCCTGCTGAACGCCATTTGGCACGAGCGCCGGGTAGAGTTCGGGGAAGAGTCGTTGCGCCTGTGGGACCTGATCCGGACGGGCCGCTACCTGAACACTCTGCCCGCTGACGTTCGGGCCCGGGCCCTGTCGCATGCCGCCACTGAAACGTCAGTGAATCCTTTCCCGCTGCTGCCTATTTCCCTGAATGATGCACAGAGTTGGAAGCTCCCGCAAAACCCTGGCTATTAA
- a CDS encoding hybrid sensor histidine kinase/response regulator, with translation MSAVELSSCLTTPPVAPSDDQAWRVWAENHIAALQNALATAQAQVQLTEARLAGLLEALPGSNVLVSKQGQLITANQCGLDWLGCASDKKSEPDCTVALQHHFQNSAAFVTRAQQLRAAGQAMRGEVAVLTDGQTLEWDYLPLGEGEEGHLLRFQPLSTTTAQRDFYETILQQLPVEVAVFDAEHRYRFVNVNGILNATTRAWVIGHTDFEYCAHFQRPLELAQERHRCFEQALQTRAPITWEEMQETADGTQYVRRYFLPVFAPDGTLHMMVGLGEDITERRRVENQLAEQRAFYEYVLDHLPCDVGVFDHKFRYLFVNASGIKDPELRKWVIGKDNYAYFSRTNRPVSMAHERHAQFEQAVQQRGLVTYDETFLRPDGDRYMYRCLQPVFHPDGSLHMILGYGLDVTERVATERALRHAKLAAESAVRARELFLANMSHEIRTPMNAILGMSQLLAKTPLTPTQSSYQQAITTSADNLLVIINDILDLSKLEAGKMVLEQVGFSPAHLLAQVEQTLQYKAAEKGLCLRTQVGQGLPAVLLGDPYRITQVLLNLAGNAIKFTEKGHVAVSCEVVAADAPSGTVDVQFEVSDTGIGIEPEFLAHIFQEFSQEDASVTRKFGGTGLGLPICRNLVKLMGGDVQLESEKHRGTVTRFTLRLPVGTANDLLPQALLPEDSPLRQHLRHKHVLLVEDNRFNRQIAKTFLQQAHVQVTEAVHGAEALALAQEQSFDLILMDIQMPILDGYGATTALRQQLQLTTPIIALTANAIKGEREKCLAAGMNGYLAKPFQEAELLRVVSEWVLPQAGSTTPASQFPTPATPTSELYRTDELLKVGQGDLTFVNFMLETFVESSEEGLQELATGLQEGNVARLKSAAHTLKPSLAHLHVTHLLPAVTELDQWQGEFQHEALTALVTTITQHLREVISHMRLALAAPQTIAAE, from the coding sequence ATGTCTGCTGTTGAGCTCTCTAGCTGTCTCACCACCCCGCCTGTTGCCCCCTCCGACGACCAAGCATGGCGCGTATGGGCGGAGAATCATATAGCAGCCCTACAAAATGCCTTGGCCACTGCCCAAGCGCAAGTTCAGCTTACTGAGGCTCGTTTGGCCGGATTGCTGGAAGCCTTGCCTGGTAGCAACGTGTTAGTTTCAAAGCAGGGCCAGTTAATAACCGCCAACCAGTGTGGCCTAGATTGGCTTGGCTGCGCAAGTGATAAAAAGTCAGAACCCGATTGCACCGTTGCGTTGCAGCATCACTTTCAAAACTCGGCGGCTTTTGTAACGCGCGCCCAACAGCTGCGAGCGGCAGGGCAGGCAATGCGGGGCGAAGTGGCAGTGCTAACCGATGGGCAGACTCTGGAGTGGGATTACTTACCACTCGGTGAAGGCGAGGAGGGACACCTCCTGCGTTTCCAGCCACTGTCGACGACTACTGCTCAGCGCGATTTCTACGAAACCATTCTGCAACAGCTTCCCGTGGAGGTGGCCGTCTTCGACGCGGAGCACCGCTACCGCTTCGTAAATGTCAATGGCATTCTGAATGCCACCACGCGGGCGTGGGTAATTGGCCATACCGACTTTGAGTATTGCGCTCATTTCCAGCGCCCCCTGGAACTGGCCCAGGAACGCCACCGCTGCTTTGAGCAGGCGCTGCAAACCCGCGCGCCGATTACGTGGGAAGAAATGCAGGAAACGGCCGATGGTACGCAGTATGTGCGGCGGTATTTTCTGCCGGTGTTTGCCCCCGATGGCACCTTGCACATGATGGTAGGCCTGGGCGAGGACATTACGGAGCGCCGCCGCGTAGAAAACCAGCTTGCTGAACAACGGGCCTTTTACGAATATGTGCTGGACCATCTCCCGTGTGATGTGGGGGTGTTCGACCACAAATTCCGGTACCTGTTTGTAAATGCCAGCGGTATTAAAGACCCGGAGCTGCGCAAATGGGTGATTGGCAAAGACAACTACGCCTACTTCTCCCGTACTAATCGCCCGGTTTCCATGGCGCACGAGCGCCATGCGCAGTTTGAGCAGGCAGTTCAGCAACGAGGCCTAGTAACGTACGACGAAACGTTTCTGCGGCCTGATGGTGACCGGTACATGTACCGGTGCCTGCAACCCGTGTTTCACCCCGATGGCTCCCTGCACATGATTTTGGGCTATGGCCTTGATGTGACGGAGCGCGTAGCCACGGAGCGGGCCCTGCGCCACGCCAAGCTGGCAGCAGAGTCGGCGGTGCGGGCCCGGGAGCTTTTCCTGGCTAACATGAGCCACGAGATTCGGACGCCCATGAACGCTATTCTGGGCATGAGTCAGCTACTGGCTAAAACTCCGCTTACGCCCACCCAAAGCAGCTACCAGCAGGCCATCACCACCTCCGCCGACAACCTGCTGGTCATCATCAACGACATCCTGGATCTTTCTAAGCTGGAGGCAGGTAAAATGGTGCTGGAGCAGGTAGGCTTCTCACCCGCCCATCTGCTGGCTCAGGTAGAGCAGACTCTGCAGTATAAAGCCGCCGAAAAAGGTCTGTGCCTGCGCACGCAAGTGGGGCAGGGCCTGCCGGCGGTACTCCTCGGCGACCCTTACCGCATTACTCAGGTGCTGCTCAATTTGGCTGGTAATGCCATCAAATTCACGGAAAAGGGTCACGTGGCAGTTTCGTGTGAGGTAGTAGCTGCCGACGCACCCAGCGGCACCGTAGATGTGCAATTTGAGGTCAGTGACACCGGCATAGGGATTGAGCCCGAGTTTCTGGCTCATATCTTCCAGGAGTTCAGCCAGGAAGACGCCTCCGTGACCCGTAAGTTTGGCGGTACGGGCCTAGGCCTGCCCATTTGCCGCAACCTGGTAAAGCTAATGGGCGGCGATGTGCAGCTGGAAAGCGAAAAGCACCGCGGCACGGTCACCCGCTTTACGCTGCGCCTGCCCGTTGGCACGGCCAATGACCTACTGCCTCAGGCACTGTTACCCGAAGACAGCCCCCTACGGCAGCACCTGCGCCACAAACACGTGCTGCTGGTAGAAGACAACCGCTTCAACCGCCAGATTGCCAAAACTTTCCTGCAGCAGGCGCACGTGCAGGTAACTGAGGCCGTGCATGGCGCTGAGGCCCTGGCCCTGGCGCAGGAGCAGTCTTTTGACCTGATTCTGATGGATATTCAGATGCCCATTCTGGATGGGTATGGGGCCACTACCGCGCTCCGCCAGCAGTTGCAGCTCACCACGCCCATCATTGCCCTAACGGCTAATGCCATTAAAGGAGAGCGAGAAAAATGCCTGGCGGCGGGTATGAACGGCTATCTGGCCAAGCCTTTTCAGGAGGCTGAGCTGCTGCGGGTGGTTAGCGAGTGGGTATTGCCGCAGGCCGGGTCAACAACGCCTGCTTCACAGTTTCCTACCCCTGCCACTCCCACATCAGAGCTATACCGGACTGATGAGCTTCTGAAAGTGGGCCAGGGCGACCTGACCTTCGTGAATTTTATGCTGGAAACTTTTGTGGAAAGCAGCGAAGAGGGTTTGCAGGAACTGGCAACAGGGCTTCAGGAAGGTAACGTGGCCCGGCTAAAAAGCGCGGCGCACACCCTTAAGCCCAGCCTGGCCCACTTGCACGTGACTCACCTGCTTCCGGCCGTTACCGAGCTCGACCAGTGGCAGGGCGAGTTCCAGCACGAGGCTCTGACGGCGCTGGTAACTACCATTACCCAGCATTTGCGGGAAGTTATCAGCCATATGCGTTTAGCGTTGGCTGCGCCGCAGACTATAGCTGCTGAATAA
- a CDS encoding molybdopterin molybdotransferase MoeA, with translation MLSVEEATRLVAATIRPLPPEYLSLPLALGRVLREPLYADRDFPPFNRVAMDGIALRYAALAEGQTEFLIEHTQFAGQPPRPLQNPYAAVEIMTGASLPAGADTVIRYEDLLIRTDEAGRRLAQVQVGAPRAGHNVHAQAADRRQGDLLLPAGTVLGPAELAVGATVGAATVAVTRRPRVAVVSTGDELVPITQQPEPHQIRRSNGLMLQAAAQQAGAETAGFHFNDDPAALRQGLPALLADYDAVLLSGGVSKGKADFLPEILRELGVEQLFHEVQQRPGKPFWFGQQPGGAVVFALPGNPVSTFVNFYRYARPWLLAVQQPIAADTTGLGGPVPAVLAQEVQFKPRLTHFLLVSLEHAPDGRLLAYPERAGGSGDQASLLPSQAFLELPPEQELFPVGTVLPAWRFR, from the coding sequence ATGCTCTCCGTCGAAGAAGCCACCCGCTTAGTTGCTGCTACCATCCGTCCGTTGCCGCCCGAGTACCTTTCTCTACCCCTAGCCCTTGGGCGGGTGCTGCGGGAGCCGCTGTATGCCGACCGGGATTTTCCGCCTTTCAACCGTGTGGCCATGGACGGCATTGCCCTCCGCTACGCCGCGCTGGCTGAAGGCCAAACAGAGTTTCTGATTGAGCATACCCAGTTTGCCGGCCAGCCCCCTAGGCCACTCCAGAACCCGTACGCCGCCGTAGAAATCATGACCGGCGCCTCCCTGCCCGCCGGAGCCGACACCGTTATCCGCTACGAAGACCTACTCATTCGCACTGATGAAGCCGGGCGCCGCCTAGCTCAGGTGCAAGTGGGTGCCCCACGCGCCGGCCACAATGTGCACGCCCAAGCCGCCGACCGCCGCCAGGGCGACCTGCTGCTCCCCGCTGGCACCGTGCTGGGCCCCGCCGAGCTGGCCGTAGGGGCTACCGTGGGCGCCGCCACCGTGGCCGTTACGCGCCGGCCCCGGGTGGCCGTGGTTAGCACCGGCGACGAGCTGGTGCCCATTACCCAGCAGCCTGAGCCCCACCAGATACGGCGCTCCAATGGCCTGATGCTGCAAGCCGCCGCCCAACAAGCCGGTGCCGAAACTGCGGGCTTCCACTTCAACGATGACCCCGCCGCCCTGCGCCAAGGCCTGCCTGCCTTACTAGCCGACTACGATGCCGTGTTGCTTAGCGGGGGCGTGTCAAAGGGCAAGGCCGATTTTCTGCCCGAAATACTGCGGGAGCTGGGCGTGGAGCAACTATTTCATGAGGTGCAGCAGCGCCCCGGCAAGCCCTTCTGGTTTGGGCAGCAACCCGGCGGGGCCGTGGTATTTGCGCTGCCCGGCAATCCGGTTTCTACCTTCGTGAACTTCTACCGCTACGCCCGCCCCTGGCTGCTGGCCGTGCAGCAACCCATAGCAGCTGATACCACCGGCCTGGGCGGCCCGGTACCGGCGGTGCTGGCCCAGGAGGTACAGTTCAAGCCCAGGCTCACACATTTCCTGCTCGTGAGCCTGGAGCATGCCCCCGACGGCCGTCTGCTAGCCTACCCCGAGCGGGCTGGTGGCTCCGGCGACCAGGCCAGCCTGCTGCCCAGCCAGGCATTTCTGGAGCTACCGCCTGAGCAGGAGTTGTTCCCGGTGGGTACTGTGCTGCCGGCGTGGCGGTTTCGGTAA
- the moaC gene encoding cyclic pyranopterin monophosphate synthase MoaC — protein MSDSPKLTHLNAAGQPAMVDVGAKVPTRRVARARSRVVLGAEIVALVREGDLPTRKGPVFQTAILAGIMGAKRTSELIPLCHPLGLDDCQVRVDLDGPDAVVIECTATVTGKTGVEMEALTGASVAALTIYDMCKALSHNIVIQETRLLEKTGGKQDFHHVG, from the coding sequence ATGTCTGATTCTCCTAAATTAACTCACCTCAACGCCGCCGGCCAACCGGCCATGGTTGATGTGGGCGCCAAAGTTCCTACCCGCCGTGTGGCCCGTGCCCGCAGCCGCGTTGTCCTCGGCGCCGAGATTGTGGCGTTGGTCCGCGAAGGCGACCTGCCCACCCGCAAAGGCCCCGTGTTCCAGACGGCTATTCTGGCCGGCATTATGGGCGCTAAGCGCACCTCGGAGCTGATTCCGCTGTGCCACCCCCTCGGCCTAGACGACTGTCAGGTGCGCGTTGACTTAGATGGCCCCGATGCCGTGGTAATTGAGTGCACTGCTACCGTAACGGGTAAAACCGGCGTGGAAATGGAAGCGCTGACCGGTGCTTCAGTGGCGGCCCTCACCATCTACGACATGTGCAAAGCCCTGTCCCACAACATTGTCATTCAGGAAACGCGCCTGCTGGAGAAAACCGGCGGCAAGCAAGATTTTCATCATGTCGGATAA
- a CDS encoding NTP transferase domain-containing protein — protein MSDNQASTGAAPRTKHAQLARPNLGEFGRQELAILGAPCGKIKDLAARLLPLLSPELRVTYVDADHAAGDDAAQGGSGGQDAILQAGAAAELTDKITFARLDVKRGLDKFSQQEWLQHQSLVLVNGNHFRAQQQLVILDPTKPVEKKLDRLTNVRALLLPEGVTEIPAYLRAHLSASEVPVLPLHDAQAIAHLILQEWHAAAPPLRGLVLAGGRSQRMGRDKGKLTYHAGQEQRARAAELLAEFCQDVHVSCRPDQVVELEIAGLRPLPDTFSDLGPLSGILSAFRLDPNAAWLVVACDLPFLSQTTLGHLVTQRQPARMATAFQSPENEWPEPLITIWEPSSYGTLLRFLSLGYSCPRKSLINSDIELLATPAPQELRNVNTPEEFEEAKRDLASPLTSSPRGKGQPDN, from the coding sequence ATGTCGGATAACCAAGCTTCCACCGGAGCAGCCCCACGCACCAAGCATGCCCAGCTTGCTCGCCCTAACCTGGGCGAGTTCGGCCGCCAGGAGCTGGCCATTCTGGGAGCACCCTGTGGCAAAATAAAGGACTTGGCGGCTCGCCTTCTGCCCCTGCTCTCGCCTGAGTTGCGCGTGACCTACGTCGACGCCGACCATGCCGCCGGCGACGACGCGGCCCAGGGCGGCAGTGGCGGCCAGGATGCTATTCTGCAGGCCGGCGCCGCGGCGGAGCTGACCGACAAAATCACGTTTGCACGGCTGGATGTGAAGCGTGGGTTGGATAAGTTCAGTCAGCAGGAGTGGCTGCAGCACCAGAGCCTGGTGCTGGTGAATGGCAACCACTTTCGGGCCCAGCAGCAGCTTGTAATTCTGGACCCCACCAAGCCGGTGGAGAAAAAGCTGGACCGCCTCACCAACGTGCGCGCCCTGCTCCTGCCCGAAGGCGTAACAGAAATACCGGCCTACCTGCGGGCTCACCTGAGTGCTAGTGAGGTACCAGTGCTCCCGCTGCACGACGCCCAAGCCATTGCCCACCTCATTCTGCAGGAATGGCACGCGGCAGCCCCCCCCCTGCGGGGCCTGGTGCTGGCCGGTGGCCGCAGCCAGCGCATGGGCCGAGATAAAGGCAAGCTCACCTACCACGCCGGGCAGGAGCAGCGTGCCCGCGCCGCCGAGCTGCTGGCCGAGTTCTGCCAGGACGTGCACGTGTCCTGCCGCCCCGACCAGGTAGTGGAACTGGAAATTGCCGGCCTGCGCCCCCTGCCCGATACCTTCTCCGACCTTGGCCCTTTGAGCGGCATTCTCTCCGCCTTCCGCCTTGACCCCAACGCGGCCTGGCTGGTAGTGGCCTGTGACCTGCCCTTTCTCTCTCAGACTACGCTGGGCCACCTGGTAACACAGCGCCAGCCCGCCCGCATGGCCACCGCCTTTCAGAGCCCCGAAAATGAGTGGCCGGAGCCCCTCATTACCATTTGGGAGCCCAGCAGCTACGGCACGCTCCTGCGCTTCCTCAGCCTCGGCTACTCCTGCCCCCGTAAGTCCCTCATCAACTCCGACATTGAGCTGCTCGCCACGCCCGCACCCCAGGAGCTGCGCAACGTGAATACCCCGGAGGAGTTTGAGGAGGCTAAGCGGGATTTGGCCTCCCCCTTGACCTCATCTCCTCGGGGAAAGGGGCAGCCTGACAATTAA
- the moaD gene encoding molybdopterin converting factor subunit 1, producing MNLKIALFGIAREIVGQPTLELAAPEGQSVQELLARLQQEYPALNRLSSLAVAVNNEYAAEDAPLHERDEIALIPPVSGG from the coding sequence ATGAACCTGAAAATTGCTTTGTTCGGCATTGCCCGAGAAATCGTAGGCCAGCCGACGCTGGAACTGGCAGCTCCCGAAGGCCAGTCGGTGCAGGAGCTGCTGGCGCGTTTGCAGCAGGAGTACCCGGCCCTGAACCGCCTCTCCAGCCTGGCCGTAGCCGTTAATAACGAGTACGCCGCCGAAGATGCTCCCTTGCATGAGCGCGACGAAATTGCCCTCATCCCGCCCGTAAGCGGTGGCTAG
- the moaA gene encoding GTP 3',8-cyclase MoaA, which translates to MSAPVPSVLFDNHGRPLEYLRLAVTDRCNLRCFYCMPEEGIKYMPKHELLTYEEMERLVAIMAGLGVRKVRLTGGEPFVRRDLVPFMSRLSEIPGIEELTMTTNGVLTAPHVPELARMGVKAVNLSLDTMDRARFASITRRDELPRVMETFYALLAAGIRVKINAVVMDGQNTQDILPLAELTRDLPVDVRFIEEMPFNGGSHAATLPWNHVRIREHLELNLGTLLPVVSRPGDTASHYTIAGHQGRVGIIAAYSRTFCGTCNRIRLTAEGGLKTCLYDQGVLDIRALLRGGSSDQEIALALTSAFRNRAANGFEAEQQRPLHQLSFESMSTIGG; encoded by the coding sequence ATGTCTGCTCCTGTACCGTCCGTTTTGTTTGATAATCATGGCCGCCCGCTGGAATACCTGCGCCTGGCCGTCACGGACCGCTGCAACCTGCGCTGCTTCTACTGCATGCCCGAAGAAGGCATCAAGTACATGCCCAAGCATGAGCTGCTGACCTACGAGGAAATGGAGCGCCTGGTAGCCATTATGGCGGGCCTGGGCGTGCGCAAAGTGCGCCTGACCGGTGGAGAGCCTTTCGTGCGCCGCGACCTGGTACCCTTCATGAGCCGCTTATCTGAAATTCCGGGTATTGAGGAGCTAACCATGACCACCAACGGTGTGCTTACAGCTCCTCACGTACCGGAGCTGGCCCGCATGGGCGTGAAAGCGGTAAACCTGAGCCTCGATACCATGGACCGGGCCCGCTTCGCCAGCATTACGCGCCGCGATGAGCTGCCGCGGGTGATGGAGACGTTCTACGCCCTGCTGGCGGCTGGCATTCGGGTGAAGATTAACGCCGTAGTGATGGATGGCCAGAACACCCAGGACATACTACCCCTGGCAGAGCTCACCCGCGACTTGCCCGTTGATGTGCGCTTTATAGAGGAAATGCCCTTCAACGGGGGCAGCCACGCCGCCACGCTGCCCTGGAACCACGTGCGCATTCGGGAACACCTGGAGCTCAACCTGGGCACACTCCTACCCGTGGTTTCTCGCCCCGGTGATACGGCCTCTCACTACACTATAGCCGGCCATCAGGGGCGGGTGGGCATTATTGCGGCTTACTCGCGCACCTTCTGCGGCACCTGCAACCGCATCCGCCTTACGGCTGAGGGGGGGCTCAAAACCTGCCTTTACGACCAAGGCGTGCTGGATATTCGGGCGCTACTCCGCGGTGGTTCCTCTGATCAAGAAATAGCGCTGGCTCTCACTTCCGCCTTCCGCAACCGCGCTGCTAATGGCTTTGAGGCGGAGCAGCAGCGGCCCTTGCACCAGCTCAGTTTCGAGTCGATGAGCACGATTGGGGGGTAG
- a CDS encoding RNA polymerase sigma factor — protein sequence MTASASLLSAPIATASLRDELLANRTSTLTRLYQRTFPMVRRHVVERGGTTQDAKDVFQDALVVFYEKTVNGHLVLTCSPSTYLVGVCRHLWQQELSRRRRLPLSELDEAHAQLPDTAVAPVTEPTPALAVLEYVAKLSEKCQRILLSFYYFQQPLEQIAAENDYGSVRSATVQKFKCLERLRKAVRQAVAFTSAH from the coding sequence ATGACTGCATCCGCCTCACTTCTGTCCGCACCGATAGCCACTGCCTCCCTGCGGGATGAGCTGCTGGCCAACCGCACCAGTACCCTCACCCGCCTCTACCAGCGGACCTTCCCGATGGTGCGCCGCCATGTGGTGGAGCGTGGCGGCACTACCCAAGATGCCAAAGATGTCTTTCAGGATGCGTTGGTGGTGTTTTATGAGAAAACGGTAAACGGCCACCTGGTCCTGACCTGCTCACCCAGCACGTACCTCGTAGGCGTGTGCCGCCACCTGTGGCAGCAGGAACTCAGTCGCCGCCGCCGCCTGCCCCTCTCAGAGCTTGATGAGGCGCACGCGCAGCTTCCTGATACTGCGGTGGCTCCTGTTACCGAGCCCACGCCGGCTCTGGCGGTGCTGGAGTACGTGGCCAAGCTGAGCGAAAAGTGCCAGCGCATTCTGCTCTCGTTCTACTACTTCCAGCAACCTCTGGAGCAGATTGCGGCGGAGAATGATTACGGCAGCGTCCGCTCGGCTACGGTGCAGAAGTTCAAGTGCCTGGAGCGGCTGCGGAAAGCCGTGCGCCAGGCCGTGGCCTTCACTTCAGCTCACTAG
- a CDS encoding ClpP family protease, whose translation MLMTPEFRKFAVHGRGLNGLTVDRYLHQLEGAAYPNVTGMTRSVIEERPTRFAEIDVFSRLIMDRIIFLGQAVDDNIANIINAQLLFLESVDNRKDILLYINSPGGSVYAGLGMYDTMQYVNPDVATICTGLAASMGAFLLCGGALGKRSALPHARVMIHQPSGGVQGPSADIEITAREVVKLRQELYGIYAERTGKTPQQIHDDSDRDYWLRADEAKEYGLIDEVLERKP comes from the coding sequence ATGTTGATGACTCCCGAATTCCGAAAGTTCGCGGTGCACGGCCGCGGCCTGAATGGCCTCACCGTTGACCGTTACCTCCACCAGCTAGAGGGTGCCGCCTACCCTAACGTGACGGGCATGACCCGCTCCGTGATTGAGGAGAGGCCTACGCGCTTCGCAGAAATCGACGTGTTTTCGCGCCTGATCATGGACCGCATTATTTTCCTGGGGCAGGCCGTGGATGATAATATTGCCAACATCATCAACGCCCAATTGCTCTTCCTGGAGTCAGTAGACAACCGCAAGGACATTCTGCTGTACATCAACTCGCCCGGCGGCTCAGTATACGCGGGGCTGGGTATGTACGACACCATGCAGTACGTAAACCCCGACGTGGCCACCATTTGCACTGGCCTGGCCGCCAGCATGGGCGCGTTTCTGCTGTGCGGTGGGGCGCTGGGCAAACGCTCGGCGCTGCCCCATGCGCGCGTCATGATTCACCAGCCCAGCGGTGGGGTGCAGGGCCCATCGGCGGATATTGAAATTACGGCGCGTGAGGTGGTGAAGCTGCGCCAGGAGCTCTACGGCATTTACGCCGAGCGCACCGGCAAGACCCCGCAGCAAATTCACGACGACTCCGACCGCGACTACTGGCTACGCGCCGACGAAGCCAAAGAGTACGGCCTCATCGATGAAGTTCTGGAGCGTAAGCCCTAA
- a CDS encoding alpha/beta hydrolase, with protein MKALLWILGLGAALYVAVCLLLYFQQERLLFFPNKLAKDYHFRFPGRFEERWITTADGTKLHGLLFPADSSRGLVFYLHGNGGALDSWGDVATTYTRLSYDVFLLDYRGYGKSEGRISNQQQLLADADTAYGQLLKEYPEERVVLLGYSLGTGLAAWLAAHHQPKLLVLQAPYASMRATARQHYPWVPELVVRYPLATDQVLPRVKAPIVIFHGDQDEVIDYHTTLKLKALLKPQDQFITLPGVGHNGMTENPAYRQMIRQLLT; from the coding sequence ATGAAAGCTCTCTTATGGATACTAGGCCTGGGGGCCGCCCTATATGTGGCCGTTTGCCTGCTGCTCTATTTCCAGCAGGAGCGGCTGTTGTTCTTCCCGAATAAGCTGGCCAAAGACTACCATTTCCGCTTCCCTGGCCGGTTTGAAGAGCGGTGGATTACAACCGCCGACGGCACCAAACTGCACGGCTTGCTTTTCCCCGCTGATTCATCTCGGGGCCTCGTCTTCTACCTGCATGGCAATGGCGGGGCGCTGGATAGCTGGGGCGACGTGGCTACCACCTATACCCGCCTCAGCTACGATGTATTCCTGCTCGATTACCGGGGCTACGGCAAAAGCGAGGGCCGCATCAGCAACCAGCAACAGCTCCTCGCCGATGCGGATACGGCATACGGGCAACTGCTGAAAGAGTACCCTGAAGAGCGTGTGGTGTTACTGGGTTACTCACTAGGGACTGGCCTAGCGGCGTGGCTGGCGGCGCATCATCAGCCCAAGCTACTGGTACTGCAAGCGCCTTATGCCAGTATGCGCGCCACAGCCCGGCAGCACTATCCCTGGGTGCCGGAACTAGTGGTGCGCTACCCCTTGGCCACCGACCAAGTGCTACCCCGCGTGAAGGCGCCCATCGTCATCTTCCACGGCGACCAGGATGAGGTAATCGACTACCACACCACTCTGAAACTAAAGGCGCTCCTAAAACCGCAGGATCAGTTTATCACCCTGCCCGGCGTAGGCCACAACGGCATGACGGAGAATCCAGCGTACCGGCAGATGATTAGGCAGTTATTGACTTAG